A stretch of DNA from Spirosoma endbachense:
TTGCGGGAATGGTACAACACCCCGACGGTTCGCTGGCGTAGATCTGGTATTCGGTTTTAGGGATTCGGTATTTACAGGGCCTCCTGAAGAATCCCGAATCTCTAAAACCGAATGCTTAAAACTGTAAACCAAAAACTACTTAACGAAAAACACAATGTTGACTCAAGAATCTATACAGGCGTTTGTTGCCGACTGGTACAAAAAATTAGACGTTCACGCACCGATGGTAGAAGTGCTGCCTTTGCTGGCAGATGCTGAACTGGAATGTGTATTCCCTGAGGTAACCGTTTATGGCTATGCCGGTTTTGAAAGCTGGTACCAGCGTGTTATTCGTACATTCTTCGATGAAGTGCATACCGTAACGAAGGCGGAGGCTGATATTCAGGGCGATACGGCTACCGTGGATGTTGTCGTACAGTGGGAAGCAAGCGTCTGGAGCGCACCCGATGCAAGCAGCAAGCGCATTAATGCCGACGCCTATCAGACGTGGAGCTTAAAAGCTGGCCCAGACGGTTCGCCCATCCTCACCAAGTATGTAGTTGATGATTTCGTACCCCGCGAAGGGTCGGCCACTCTATAAAGCTGATTTACGGTAGTTGGTTGACCGGTGCGCCGAAGCTGTCACGCGAATACCTAAACCCGTAAATCATCCCGAAAAATACTAAACCAAAAACTCATGAAACTGAGCGGCAAGAAAATCGGAGTTCTTCTGGAAAGCGACTACTTCGAAAATGAAATCTTCTACTACAAGTTCCGCTTCCCCGAAGAAGGTGCTGACCTGCACTTCCTGACGCGGCTGTGGGGGAATGAACGCATCACCTTCCACGGGCACGAATACAGAGCACCGATGGATTGCTGGGAGAGTTTCGAGAACATGAGCGACGAGGAATTGCGGAGTTATTCAGCCATCATTGTGCCTTCGGGCATGGTGTCAGACCGGCTTCGCTACACCGAAGACGTTGAAAAAATTCCGCCCGCAACGGAGTTTCTGAAACGGGCCTTCGCCGAGAAATCGATCCTCAAAGGAATTATCTGTCATGGTCTTTGGCTGACAGCTCCTGCTACTGAGCTGATAAAAGGGCGGCCATTGGTTTGCCATAACAACCTCATTGGCGACGCCAAAGCATACGGGGCCATCTATACCAACGAAGACGTTGTGGTCGATGGTGATCTGGTAACGGGTCGGTCGGGTGGACACGCCCATCTGTTCGCAAAAAAAATCATTGAGCTTCTATCCACACCTTAACTATGTACATGGCACACGAAGCCAATTCAGGTACTGACTGGCCATTTGCCACTTACCTCGATTCGCCGACTTTCCATTGTACCAATTAATCTATGGCAGACATGGTTTTTTCACACATCGCGCTGTCCTGCGCAGATCCGGCCCAAACCGAACAGTTTTATAGTGAACATTTTGGATTTCGCCGGGGACGGGTAATTCCACTGGGTGGTGATAATGAGATCGTTTTCCTGAAAAACGATCAATCCGTTTATCTGGAGTTGTTCCGGGCCGATGCCGAGAATCCGGGCGTGCCTGTAGCAACGAACGACGGGCCGCATTATGTGGGTATCCGGCACCTTGCCTTTCAGGTTTCCGACGTCGACGCCACCGTGAAAGCCATGGGAAGCGCGGCCGAGATTACCCTGGGGCCACTGGATTTCAGTGACTTTATACCCGGCTGGAAAACCGTCTGGCTCAAAGATCCAGATGGCAATATCGTTGAAATCAGCCAGGGCTATACCGATCAGACAGACTAGTGGCACTCCAGCCAGTATGATTTTTTCAACCTCAAACCTCCAATCAAGCATTTATGGAAACTGACATCACAAACATTTCTCCGGGTGCCGATGGGCAATCCTCCGCTACGCGAACTGCCAACATGCGGATCGACTTCACGTTTTCGGATACAATTTCGGGCTATGTCGTCGAATTTATTCCGACCGAAAAGGCCTTTATTCTGGAAACGTCTGATGGTCGTCAATTCAAGCTGTATCTGATTGCGTCTACCTACGCCCGGTCAGTGCGCAACCTGGATGAGCCGTATCAGGACGCTACGGGAGTCATGTTCGAGATGCTTTCTCAGAAAGGCCAGTTCGTTCATGCCTATGGTACCTTCTATCCGGGTGTTGACGAAGGCGAACCCGTATTTGAAGTGCAGTGGCTGATCTTTCCGGGTCATCACCCAATGGAGTATCGGCATGAAAGCCAGGATTGGTGGATTCACCAGATCAGCTCCATAGCAACAAGCTACCTCAAATGGCAATTCAACTACCCCGAGGAGCCAATTGACTACAGCCGCTATCGGACAATGCTGCACCTGGCCGGAGCCAAAAAAGGAGATTATCTGCAGGAAACCGACACCATCTCCCGCATGATTTACGGATTTGCTTCGGCTTACATGCTAACCGGTAACGATTCGTTTCTGGAAGGTGCCGAAAAAGGAACCGAGTATCTGCGCGAACACATGCGTTTCTTCGATCAGGATGCCGACCTCATTTACTGGTATCACGGCCTGAAACTAGATGGCGCAAAAGAAACAAAACTGCTTACCTCAGAATTCGGCGACGATTACTACTCGATTCCGATGTATGAGCAGATTTATGCGCTTGCCGGACCAACGCAAACCTTCCGCATCACTGGCGATAAAAACATTTTGTTCGACATCGAAAAGACAATTGACCTCTTTGAGATGTATTACAAAGACAAAGAGCAGGAAGGCTATTTCTCCCACATCGACCCAATCGGACTCGATCCTCGCGATGAGTCGCTGGCTCACAACCGCGCCCGTAAGAACTGGAATTCCGTTGGTGACCACGCTCCTGCCTATCTGATTAATTTATACCTGGCTACTGGCGAAAAGAAATACGCCGACTTCCTGGAGTATACCTTCGATACGATCACCAAGTATTTCCCTGACTACGAAAACAGTCCGTTTGTTCAGGAGAAGTTCATGGAAGACTGGAGCAAAGACCAGACCTGGGGCTGGCAGCAAAACCGGGCGGTAGTAGGTCACAACCTCAAAATTGCCTGGAACCTGATGCGTATGCAGTCGCTCACACCGAAGCAGGAATACCTCGACTTTGCCAAGAAGATTGCCGAACTCATGCCCAAAGCGGGTTCTGATCAGCAGCGGGGTGGCTGGTACGATGTTGTCGAACGTCAGGTGAAGCCAAACACAAAGCGCCATCAGTTTGTCTGGCATGACCGCAAAGCGTGGTGGCAGCAGGAGCAGGCGATTCTGGCCTATATGATCCTGTACGGGATTCTGGACGATAAAGAATACGAAAAGCAAGCTCGCGAAGCGGCTGCCTTCTATAATGCCTTCTTCCTGGATACCGACGATGGTGGCGTTTATTTCAACGTTTTCTCCAACGGGATGCCTTATTTGTTGGGTAACGAACGTTTCAAAGGTAGCCACTCGATGAGCGCCTATCACAGCACCGAGTTGTGCTACCTCTCAACGGTATACACCAACCTGCTGATTACCAAACAACCAACGTATTTCTACTTCAAGCCGTATCCAGATTCATTTAAGGATAACATCCTGTATGTATCGCCGGACATTCTGCCTAAAGGAAGCATCTACATCAGTGAATGTTTTATTAACGATGAACCCTACACAAACTTCAACGCCGAAGAACTGACCGTAAAACTGCCAGACTCCAGCGAACAGGTGCGTGTAAAGGTTTTGATTACACCGGTTTAACAGTCGGTCGGTTGGTGAGTTGGTCAATCGGTAAAAATCAAGTTTACCGATTGACCCTTCCTGGCTGACCAACTGACCAAGTCACTGACCAACTAAACACAAACAGGCATGAACGTAACGTCAAGTACGGTTGAGGCCATCACCGTCATCGAAGCATCTGGTAGTATCGACAGCAAAACAGCACCCGAATTCGAACGGACAGCTATCGCGGCTATTCAGGGACAAAAAGAAGTCATCATCGACCTGACCAATGTCGAGTTTTTATCCAGTGCCGGTTTACGGGTACTACTGATGATTTACCGACAGGTAAAAACCCAAAGCGGCAAAGTGGTGCTGGTGGGCACATCCGAAGAAATTCAGGACATCATGGCCAACACCGGGTTTCTATCCTTCTTTATCACGGTCGATACGCTCGACGAAGGCATCAAAACCCTTAAAGCCTCGTAACCATGACCGATAATCGGATTGATTATTACCCAACCCACGAGCATGAGGGCATCAAGTTTCGGCGCGGCCATACACTACCATTCGGAGCAACAATGGTGGCTAATGGTGTCAATTTCAGCATTTACTCCAGCGCTTCGACTTCGTGTACGCTCGTGCTTTTTGAGCGGGGCGAAGCCGAACCATTCGCCGAAATTCCGTTCCCCGATGAATTTCGGATCGGGAATGTGTATTCCATGATCGTTTTTGAGCTCAATTACGAACGGCTCGAATACGGTTATCGGATGGATGGGCCTTATAATCCAGCCGCCGGTCTACGCTTCAATAAGTCGCTCATTCTGAGTGATCCTTATGCAAAAGTTATTGGTGGACGAGATACCTGGCTGAACAAACCCAATTGGGACAATGTGTACCAGTATCGCTCACGGCTGGCTTTCGAAGACTTTGACTGGGAGCACGATCACCCGCTCGAAACACCCATCGAAGATCTGGTGATCTATGAAATGCACGTTCGGGGTTTTACGAAACACGAATCGTCGGGGGTTAAAAATCCGGGCACATTCAGCGCCATCCGCTCCAAGGTGGCCTACCTGAAAGAGCTGGGTATCAATTGCGTCGAGCTACTACCCATCTACGAGTTCGATGAGTGGGAAAATAGTCGCGAAAGCCCCACAACGGGCGAAGTTCTGGTTAATTACTGGGGCTATAGCACCGTTAACTTTTTCGCCCCCAAAGCTGGGTATGCCGCTACGGGTAAGTTTGGGATGCAGGTCGATGAGGTAAAAACGCTCATTAAGGAACTGCACAAAAGCGGCATCGAGGTCATGCTCGATGTGGTTTTCAACCACACTGCCGAAGGCGATCATCGGGGCCCAACGATTTCGTTTCGGGGAATCGACAACAAGACCTATTACATGCTGACGCCGGAAGGCTATTATTTCAACTTCTCCGGCACCGGTAATACGTTGAATTGTAATAATCCGGTGGTTCGTAACATGGTGCTCGATTGCCTGCGTTACTGGGCATCGGAATACCACATCGATGGTTTCCGCTTCGACCTGGCCGCCATTCTTGGGCGTGCTCAGGATGGTCGGCCGCTGAGTAATCCACCCCTGCTGGAGTCGCTGGCTTTTGACCCTATTCTGGCCAAGTGTAAACTGATTGCCGAAGCCTGGGATGCGGGTGGCCTGTATCAGGTTGGCTCCTTCCCAGCCTACGGCCGCTGGGCCGAATGGAACGGTAAATACCGTGATAGCGTCCGCAAGTTTCTGAAGAGCGACCCCGGTGAGGTTGGTGGCATGATTCAGCGGGTTATGGGTTCGCCGGATTTATACAGTCTGCGCGGTCCAACGGCCAGTATCAACTTCATTACCTGCCACGATGGTTTTTCGCTGTACGACATGTTTGCGTATAACGAAAAACACAACGAAGCGAACGGCGAGAACAATAATGACGGAGCGAATGACAATAACTCCTGGAACTGTGGCTGGGAAGGTGAAACCAGTGACCCGGCCATTAACTTCCTGCGTCACAAGCAAGTTAAAAATGCGCTCGCTATTCTGCTGGTAAGCCAGGGCGTACCGATGGTGTTGATGGGCGACGAAGTGGGCCGGACCCAGAAAGGCAATAATAATACCTATTGCCAGGACAATGACCTCAACTGGTTCGATTGGACGCAGCAAGAAACAAACGCCGATCTGTACAATTTTGCCCGGGGCATGATCAATTTCCGGCGCGTACACCCCGTGTTGCGAAGCCCAACTCATTTTCAGTACTGGGACTACGTTGGCAGTGGCTATCCGGACATCAGCTTCCACGGAACCAAAGCCTGGAACTGCGATCGGTCGGCATCAAGTCGGTCCTTTGCCTTCCTGCTCTGTGGTGATCATGCCAAGCAGGGTATTGTGAAAGACGATATGGTGTACGTTGCCATGAATATGTACTGGGGAGGGCTTCATTTCGAGCTGCCTGCGCTGCCCCCCGAAAAAAAATGGTATCTATTCGCCAATACCGATATGCCATCTCCAGTCGACATCTACGAAAACGGACAGGAATCATTACTGGCCAATCAGTCTGATTTTCTGGTTGGTAGCCGTAGCGTAGTTATCCTGATCGGCAAGTAGACAGATTTGTGGTATACGATAGTTGGTGTAAAAGGCAGGTACCAGAACAGATGCTTTACTGCATAATACATCGTATATCATACATCCTAAAACGCATCTTTTTCACCTTAAATCAAGCATTATCATGAGTTTTACAATACTCGCAGAAGCTAAAAAAATTGCCAAGATTACACTGACGGGCGAAATTGATTCGCTTTCGGCAAGAGAGTTCCAGAAAGAGATTGAGAAGATGGCGGCAGAGTCGCCGGATGAGCTGGTACTCTTTGTTGAGAACCTCACGTTCATCTCTTCAGCCGGTTTACGGGTACTGATTTTTGCCAAGCAAAAAATGGGTTCCGGCCTGGCGATCTATATCGTGAAGCCTCAGGAGTCGGTTATTGAAACGCTGGAAAAAACCGGCCTTCAACACAGCGTCAACATCGTGGATCAGTACCTCTAAGGTCGAACCCGAACGGTTCGGCCCGGTGGGAGCGTATTCGCCTGACTGTGGCCCGGTTAAAGGTTGGTACAGATCTGCATAAATAGTTGGGTGAATAGTCTTCCATTGGCCGTTTACAGTGAGTAATCAGTGATCTATTCAGTAACTGACACTGTCCACGGTCAACGGAAGGCTATAAAACTCCCTTCAGACAAGCCACAGTTAAGCGAATGAACTCCCACTGCCCCTGTCCGGGCGTATATCACTTTTCAATCCTATACCGATGGAACGTATAACGTTTCCGGGTACCCTCGATTCGCTTGAGGGTATCCGGCAGATAGTAAAAGAAGAATCCCAGCGGGCCGGATTGTCCAAGAAAGCCGCTTATAATCTCATCCTGGCCATCGATGAGATTGCTACCAATATCATCGTTCATGGCTACGAAGAAACGGGTAATGAAGGACCGGTAGATGTATTAACCGAGAATTCTGACGGCAAACTTACGGTCATTCTCGAAGATGATGCCCCACCGTTCGATCCGCTGAAACGGGAGTTACCCAATGAAGAATTTTTCAATAAGCCTCTCGAAGAGCGGCCCATTGGAGGGATGGGTATACACCTGACGATCAACGCAGTTGATGAATTCAAGTATGAACTGGCCGACAATCGAAACCGCAATATTTTTATCGTAAAAACCGGCGACAACTAAACAAGTAGCGACTTTGGAAATCAGAGATGGTAGAGATTTACAATAAAATCGACTATACAAATCCTTTCCCTGGGTTAAGGAGTTTCGACCACGAAGACTCCTACTTGTTTTTTGGCCGTGATCAACACATCCGCGAACTCAGGACGATGTTGCATACGGCTCCCCTGTTAGCCATTGTCGGCAATTCAGGGAGTGGCAAATCATCACTTATTAAAGCTGGTCTGATTCCTGCCCTACAACGCGAAAGCACAAATTGGTCGGTTATCACCCTAACCCTGGGTGGCAATCCATTTCAAAGTCTTACTGCGGCACTTCAGCAATATTTTACTGATCAGAAAATCGATATCAGCAATCTGGATATCGACCACCTGCTTCGTCACGATCCGGATACGTTAACCAGGCTTCTTCCTAACCAGCAAAAACAATCTACTCTGCTGTTTATTGACCAGTTTGAGGAAATTTTCCGGTATCGACTTGACGACTCAGAGGCAGCTACCCAACAAGACGACGTCACCCTTTTTATTCAGCTGCTTTTGGTGGCCATCCAACAGCGCGATAATCCAATCTTTATCGTGTTGACCATGCGTTCTGACTTTCTGGATTATTGTACACTCTACGAAGGGCTTACTGAGGCCATCAACACAGGGTCGTATCTGCTGCCCAAAATGAATAAGGCCGAAATTCAGGAAGTAATCACTAAACCCATAGAAACATTAGGTGCCCAGATTACACCATCTCTAACCGAAAGACTGCTTCTCGACACAGGCCAGAATGCGCATCAGTTGCCCGTTTTGCAACATGCACTGATGCGCATCTGGAAATGCTGGAAAGAAACGGCCACACCCGATGAGGCAATTGATATTGGGCATTACGAAGCCATCGGCACAATGGCCAATGCCATTTCGATCCACGCCGAAGAATTGTACGCCAGCCTGTCATCGGATAAAAGCAGGCAGGCTGCTGAAAAAATTTTTAAGTCGTTAATTACACTGGGAATCGACGACAGAAGTGTAATTAATTCACTCAGTATCAATAATATAAAAGCAGTAACCGGCTTGCCGGAGTATTTAATTTTCGACATAGTAGATCGTTTTCGGGCGCGCGAAGCGTCTTTTCTGATGCCTTTTGCCGGTACATCGGTTGGCCAGGATACGATTATCAGCATTTCACGGGGCCGGATCGTTCAACTGTGGGAGCGTCTGCTGGTCTGGAGTCAGGAAGAAACTGAATCGGCCAAACTCTACAAAGAAATTGCCAAATCATCGGCACAGTATCAGGAAGGAAAAACAGGTTTGCTGGTTCCTCCTGAACTCCATATTGCGCTCAAGTGGCAGAAAGAAAATAAGCCAACATTAGCCTGGGCTCAACGCTATGACATCTTCTTTGAGCGAGCCATAACCTACCTGGAATATAGCAAAGACCAGTATGAGTTTGAAGTTCAAAGCCGGGAAAAACGCCAGAAACAAGACATCCGCCGAACGCGGATACTGGCCGTTACTGGCATCACATTAGCCGTTCTTGCCATCATAACGGCTATTTATTTTACCCTACTGGCGGGCGAAGCCAAACAGGCACGAAAAGACGCTGAAAGCAATGCGCAAAATGCCCGTCGAGAGCAGCAAAACGCCGAGAACCAGACTAAAGAAGCGGTTTCACAGAGCAAAATTGCCAAGCAGTTGCAGGAAATTGCCGAGCAGCAACGCTTATTAACTGAAGAACAGCAGAAAATCGCCGAATCGCAGCGACAATACGCCCAGGAACAACAAAAACTTGCGATCAGTCAGCAGATCAGGGCCGACAAAGAACGGGGCATTGCCGTTCAGCAGAAAACCCTGGCCGATATTGCAACGGGTATTGCCTCGGCTGCCGAAAAACGAGCCAAAGCCGCCAGTATAATTTCGGATAGTTTGAAAGTGCTGGCCGAAAAGACCAGCGAGCGGGAGAAACAAAATGCGAAAGAAGCGAGTCGGCTGAGTATGCTGGCCATTGCCCAATCCATTGCCATCAAGTCACTTCAGCTTCCCGAAAAAAACAAAGATTCACTACCCAAACTGTTATCGGTAGTCGCGTATCAACTCAATATCGCCAGTGGCGGGCAGCCCAATTCGCCCGCTATTTTTTCTGCCCTATCGAAAGCGGGTGATAAAAAGGCTATTTTTGAGGGACACCGCGACAATGTCAGAGCGGTGGCGATAAAACCCGGCGGAAACTTCATTGCCTCATCGAGCGACGATGGCACGGTTCGGGTCTGGCAACTGGACAACAATCAGGCTGTTACCGTTTTTACACCCACCCGCCGATCGACGGGTGGATTTCGGTCAGTGGCCTTTTCTGGCGATGGTAAACAGTTATTTGCTGGGAATACCGACGGTCGGATCCATGTCTGGGATATCGCCCAGCCGAAAAAAGGAATCTATTATTCGACTACACCCTCGCCAATTTTTGACTTATTACCCTACAAAGATGGCTCACAACTGGTTTCGGTGAGCACATCGGGGAATGTCAGAATCTGGAAAATTACCGACAAAGGGCTCGACTCGCTGGCGCATATCTCGACAGGCTATAAACTCTACGCGGCCCAATTATCTCCCGATGGCACTCATCTGGTTTGTGGATCTGACAACGGACGGCTGGTAGCCATCAATCTGGCCGACAGAACCAAAGCACCCGTGGTTACGAGTCGACCCGAACTCAGAGGAAATCGCGTATCTGCCCTTGCATTTAGTTCAGATGGCAAATCACTGGTCACGGGTAGTTTATCGGGCGAGGTGCTTCTCTGGAATTTTAGCAATAACCGAATTAGTGGTCTGGTATCGTTCCTGCCAGGCGCTCATGTTGCCAGTGTAACCGGTGCGCTTATTTCGCCCAATGGCGAATACATTCTGACGAGTAGTCTGGATGGGTCGGTTCGCATCTGGACTCATGCCGACATTCGGCAGGCCCCAATCATGATCAGCGATTACCGGACCTGGATTATGAATATTACCCTTAGTACGGATGGCAACCGGCTGTTCTATTACGGGGCCGATCAGACAATTCGATCGATGAGCATCAATACAAAGATGCTCTATACGAATGTCCTCAAAGCCGCCAAAGGTAACTTATCTGATCAGGAATGGAATAAACTAATGGCTGGCTACCTGGCACAACCAGGGATCTTACTCAACACAAACTAGCTGAATAATAATATGAAACCAATGATTTACCTGGCGTTTTTAGCTGTGTTTCTGGGCGTTATTGCTTCAGTAACGCCGGCTATTGCCCAAGGTGGATGTGGCGATTATAAAATCAAAGACGCGCAGGATAATTATGACCGGGCCAATTTCAACGAGGTCTTTGAGTTGCTCATACCCTGTCTGAACAATGGATTTGACACAAAGCAAAAGATACTGGCGTATAAGCTGCTTTCATTGACGTATCTGGCTCTCGACTCGACTCAGCAGGCAAATGAGGCCATTGCCCAAATGCTGGTCTACAATCCGGGCTATGAACCGGAGGCCGACTTGCTGCTGCCCTATCGCTTTGTTAACATGGTCAATGTGATCAAGCAGACGCAAACACAGGTTATTCGGGTCACATCGGTCTCTAAAAAACCTGAAGATCTCTATAAGGCTCCGGCCACCGTTATGGTCATCAGCGATGAAGATATTCGTCAGCGTGGCTATACGGATCTGGAAATTCTATTCAGTGATTTACCCGGTTTCGATGTATCCCGGACTTACGGTCTGACGTATTCCAACATCTACCAGCGCGGATACCGCTCCGATAATACAGAACGAACGCTGTTTATGATTGACGGTATTGAAGAGAATGACCTATGGAGCAACATCGTTTACTGGTCTACCCAAATCCCAATTTCGAATGTAAAGCGGGTTGAAATTGTGTATGGGCCAGCTTCCACAATTTACGGAGCAAATGCCTTTCTGGGGGTTGTCAATGTCATTACCAAAACACCAAAGGAGCTATTAGGGAACAAGAAAGCGGCTGTAATCGCCGATTTAGGGTATGGCTCCTACAACACACGCTACGCCGATGTTACGGCGGCAAGTCGCCTGGGAAACATGTCGGTCAGTGTTACAGGCAGGGGCTATTTTTCGAACCTGGCCGATTTGTCAAAATACCAGGAATATGACTTCAATCCGGATGATTATAACAAGGTAAACTACAGGAAGTCACTGAGTTTCAAGGGGGCCAGTAACGCCCAAAAATATGGAATTGGAGGCCCTTATTTTACAACAGTTGGCGATTCAGTTTTGCTGACGGCTGCTGGCATCACCGCTGCCCAGAATCTCGATAAGCAGGCATTACAGCAAACGCCGAATGGTAATCCAGTTGCTTATTCAAATGAATTGAAGGCCTATTATCTGAAAGCAAAACTTGCCTTCAATGATATTACTCTTGGTTTTCAGACCTGGAATCTGAGTGAAGGAACGCTCAATTCTGCCAACGACAATTCGCGGGCTGGGTCAAAAAATGGCAATATCTGGCGGCCAATGCAAAGTCTGGTTTTTGCGGTTTATAACAACGAAATCATCAAAGATAAACTGTCTATCATCAATACAATCCAATATAGAGTGGCAGAAGTTGGTGATCAATCGCGCTCCGTTACATTGCGTAATTATAGTAATCTGGGGCTGACTGCGCTCTCCAGGACGGCCAATGCTCCAATTGCAAGCGACCCTTCCAGCGTTCGATTGGCTTATAACTTAAGTCAAAATACGGTACCTTACTGGGAAACACAGTATTTCTATCAACATTCAAACCAGTTCAGAAACGAGTTGCGCCTGCTGGCTACGCCCAATGACCGGCTGGATCTGGTTGGTGGACTTGAGTTTCGTAGCAGTAGTATTCAGGGTGATTACAAGACAATCACAATAAGCAAGACATTGACCACCCCTATTGATACAAGTGCTAAAGATTATGGCAGAAGCACGCTGGACAATACGGCAGGTGGTAATCTATTTGAATTCTTCAACTTAGGCGCTTTTTTTCAGGGCACTTATGCCGTTAATAGCCTCTTTACGATGACGCTCGGTGGTCGATACGATTACGCCCAAATTCGTAAAACAGGCGGTTATGGATCCGAATTCAACCCAAGAATTGCCTTGATCTTTACTCCTGGCCGGCTGGCTTTCAAAGCCATCTATGCAAAAGCATTTCAGGATGCGTCCAGCCGTGACCGGTACGCCATCAGTTCGACTCGTTTACTATCGAACCCAACGCTTCAACCCGACCGTATCGACAATTTTGAGCTTGCCGTTACGTATGCACAGAGCAGCCGAACACAGATA
This window harbors:
- a CDS encoding WD40 repeat domain-containing protein; the encoded protein is MVEIYNKIDYTNPFPGLRSFDHEDSYLFFGRDQHIRELRTMLHTAPLLAIVGNSGSGKSSLIKAGLIPALQRESTNWSVITLTLGGNPFQSLTAALQQYFTDQKIDISNLDIDHLLRHDPDTLTRLLPNQQKQSTLLFIDQFEEIFRYRLDDSEAATQQDDVTLFIQLLLVAIQQRDNPIFIVLTMRSDFLDYCTLYEGLTEAINTGSYLLPKMNKAEIQEVITKPIETLGAQITPSLTERLLLDTGQNAHQLPVLQHALMRIWKCWKETATPDEAIDIGHYEAIGTMANAISIHAEELYASLSSDKSRQAAEKIFKSLITLGIDDRSVINSLSINNIKAVTGLPEYLIFDIVDRFRAREASFLMPFAGTSVGQDTIISISRGRIVQLWERLLVWSQEETESAKLYKEIAKSSAQYQEGKTGLLVPPELHIALKWQKENKPTLAWAQRYDIFFERAITYLEYSKDQYEFEVQSREKRQKQDIRRTRILAVTGITLAVLAIITAIYFTLLAGEAKQARKDAESNAQNARREQQNAENQTKEAVSQSKIAKQLQEIAEQQRLLTEEQQKIAESQRQYAQEQQKLAISQQIRADKERGIAVQQKTLADIATGIASAAEKRAKAASIISDSLKVLAEKTSEREKQNAKEASRLSMLAIAQSIAIKSLQLPEKNKDSLPKLLSVVAYQLNIASGGQPNSPAIFSALSKAGDKKAIFEGHRDNVRAVAIKPGGNFIASSSDDGTVRVWQLDNNQAVTVFTPTRRSTGGFRSVAFSGDGKQLFAGNTDGRIHVWDIAQPKKGIYYSTTPSPIFDLLPYKDGSQLVSVSTSGNVRIWKITDKGLDSLAHISTGYKLYAAQLSPDGTHLVCGSDNGRLVAINLADRTKAPVVTSRPELRGNRVSALAFSSDGKSLVTGSLSGEVLLWNFSNNRISGLVSFLPGAHVASVTGALISPNGEYILTSSLDGSVRIWTHADIRQAPIMISDYRTWIMNITLSTDGNRLFYYGADQTIRSMSINTKMLYTNVLKAAKGNLSDQEWNKLMAGYLAQPGILLNTN
- a CDS encoding TonB-dependent receptor plug domain-containing protein; protein product: MKPMIYLAFLAVFLGVIASVTPAIAQGGCGDYKIKDAQDNYDRANFNEVFELLIPCLNNGFDTKQKILAYKLLSLTYLALDSTQQANEAIAQMLVYNPGYEPEADLLLPYRFVNMVNVIKQTQTQVIRVTSVSKKPEDLYKAPATVMVISDEDIRQRGYTDLEILFSDLPGFDVSRTYGLTYSNIYQRGYRSDNTERTLFMIDGIEENDLWSNIVYWSTQIPISNVKRVEIVYGPASTIYGANAFLGVVNVITKTPKELLGNKKAAVIADLGYGSYNTRYADVTAASRLGNMSVSVTGRGYFSNLADLSKYQEYDFNPDDYNKVNYRKSLSFKGASNAQKYGIGGPYFTTVGDSVLLTAAGITAAQNLDKQALQQTPNGNPVAYSNELKAYYLKAKLAFNDITLGFQTWNLSEGTLNSANDNSRAGSKNGNIWRPMQSLVFAVYNNEIIKDKLSIINTIQYRVAEVGDQSRSVTLRNYSNLGLTALSRTANAPIASDPSSVRLAYNLSQNTVPYWETQYFYQHSNQFRNELRLLATPNDRLDLVGGLEFRSSSIQGDYKTITISKTLTTPIDTSAKDYGRSTLDNTAGGNLFEFFNLGAFFQGTYAVNSLFTMTLGGRYDYAQIRKTGGYGSEFNPRIALIFTPGRLAFKAIYAKAFQDASSRDRYAISSTRLLSNPTLQPDRIDNFELAVTYAQSSRTQIGATAYYSAFSDIVEESSVSFGTGRTQQKQNTGKANVFGVQATADLQLSSRFKVYANYTYTNGTREDTLKKNETQRTSLTIGDIARHHFNAGINGRFLKNRLNGNLRVNYVGDRPVGPGTSVPTNTLQPGGVFPAYILVNGAVTYQLNRVAQIQLIGNNLLNLEYFDPGTRSANGTSQSYRMPQKGINGTVRLMISL